The following coding sequences lie in one Mycobacterium sp. DL440 genomic window:
- a CDS encoding NYN domain-containing protein, with protein MSVTEDMQDDTAQVEARSSAGSDTPAGTPARRVLLVWDAPNLDMGLGAILGGRPTAAHRPRFDALGRWLLGYASDLSAESGHSAGDNTEVSLEPEATVFTNIAPGSADVVRPWVEALRNVGFAVFAKPKIDDDSDVDSDMLDHIALRRSEGLAAVLVASADGQAFRQPLEEIAREGTPVHVLGFREHASWALASDTLEFVDLEDIPGVFREPLPRIGLDSLPEQGAWLQPFRPLSSLLTARV; from the coding sequence ATGAGTGTGACCGAAGACATGCAGGACGACACCGCGCAGGTAGAGGCCCGATCCAGCGCCGGGTCCGACACGCCGGCCGGCACGCCCGCACGGCGGGTGCTCCTGGTGTGGGATGCGCCGAACCTCGACATGGGACTGGGCGCGATCCTGGGTGGCCGCCCCACCGCTGCACACCGTCCCCGCTTCGACGCGTTGGGCCGCTGGTTGCTCGGATATGCCTCGGACCTGTCCGCCGAATCCGGCCACTCCGCCGGAGACAACACAGAGGTGTCTCTGGAGCCCGAGGCCACGGTCTTCACCAACATCGCCCCAGGTAGCGCCGATGTGGTACGCCCGTGGGTGGAAGCGTTGCGTAACGTGGGTTTCGCCGTCTTCGCCAAGCCGAAGATCGACGACGACAGCGATGTCGACAGCGACATGCTTGATCACATCGCGCTGCGTCGCAGCGAAGGACTGGCAGCGGTCCTGGTTGCCTCGGCGGACGGACAGGCGTTCCGGCAACCGCTGGAAGAAATAGCCCGTGAGGGCACCCCGGTGCACGTGCTCGGATTTCGCGAACATGCGAGCTGGGCGTTAGCGTCGGATACCTTGGAGTTTGTCGATCTGGAGGACATTCCCGGTGTGTTCCGGGAACCGTTGCCACGGATCGGCCTGGACT
- the trmB gene encoding tRNA (guanosine(46)-N7)-methyltransferase TrmB, translating into MRDHGRMHPSTSDVGGPAPADEAADVPSAQPHRFPRVTSFRTRRSTLSPAQQQTWNRLWPEIGIQARDEDSTPVVDLDAAAWFGRSAPLILEIGSGTGTSTLAMAQAEPDLDVIAVEVYRKGLAQLLSAIDRSAQTSSPVTNIRLVRGDGVDVLEHMFGSGTLTGVRVYFPDPWPKARHHKRRLLQPATVALIADRLRPGGILHAATDHAGYAEHIAEVGDAEPRLRRVAIEAPGAPPASGELPISVERPVTKYERKALAGPDVTELVWEKLP; encoded by the coding sequence ATAAGAGACCATGGACGGATGCACCCGTCCACGTCCGATGTCGGTGGGCCGGCGCCGGCAGATGAGGCGGCCGACGTGCCGTCTGCCCAGCCGCACCGTTTTCCCCGGGTGACCAGCTTCCGCACCCGGCGGTCGACGCTGTCGCCCGCCCAGCAACAAACCTGGAACCGGCTGTGGCCCGAGATCGGCATCCAGGCCCGTGACGAGGATTCGACACCGGTCGTCGACCTCGACGCCGCGGCCTGGTTCGGCCGCTCGGCCCCGCTGATCCTGGAGATCGGCTCCGGCACCGGGACGTCCACGCTGGCGATGGCCCAGGCCGAGCCCGATCTGGACGTGATCGCGGTCGAGGTCTACCGCAAAGGCCTGGCCCAACTACTCAGCGCGATCGACCGCTCCGCCCAGACCTCCTCGCCCGTCACAAATATCCGCTTGGTTCGCGGGGACGGCGTCGACGTGCTGGAGCACATGTTCGGTAGCGGGACCCTGACTGGCGTGCGGGTGTACTTCCCGGATCCCTGGCCCAAGGCACGCCATCACAAGCGCCGCCTGCTGCAGCCGGCCACGGTGGCACTGATCGCCGACCGGTTGCGTCCCGGCGGAATCCTGCATGCGGCGACCGACCACGCCGGATACGCCGAGCACATCGCCGAGGTCGGCGACGCCGAGCCACGGCTGCGCAGGGTAGCGATAGAGGCGCCAGGGGCGCCTCCCGCTTCCGGGGAACTGCCCATCTCGGTCGAGCGACCGGTCACCAAATACGAACGCAAGGCCCTGGCCGGCCCCGACGTCACCGAGTTGGTGTGGGAGAAACTGCCATGA